In a single window of the Nicotiana tomentosiformis chromosome 8, ASM39032v3, whole genome shotgun sequence genome:
- the LOC104086818 gene encoding uncharacterized protein, translating into MGDNTAPHTPKKQKKLDSEVQANHAKHSKFYNHFLFKASLLVFFLVVLPLFTSEAPEFINQTLQTRSWEVLQLIFVGIAVSYGLFSKKSNEREKEHTSKIDNAQSYVSGLLQVSSVFDDEAESHDENKVQTWNNQYHRGNNPVVVIAKESHGFNEQRAVSSKIGEKPLLLPIRSLKSRVLDPDVGEESNEKSNIGLKGFSSNVNKPRNGDFVVSSPKKMVENIEENVVRPSPIPWRSRSARNMEIKEDENNNNNHPLKSLSPSKENPGFNKIEPFSLRSQSFRSPRPNTSPINLSPSQSFSSSRKLSPSLSFSSESQAKIVEDVVRKKSFRKSTPPPPPPPPPPPPPPHFYYKNSPLMKSSSSVRDENVSTEKELLRSIRSVPMVSTGNEKFQPPKKAYSGKELRPFIGSARAKEYGEEFIAEEVEETIGFKRGSTDKLMHESYNFGSKPGFMEFPQEENKEYVEKFLVETDHEDSETESEDDYFEENPEKTEVTTQSTYSDEGPDVDKKADEFIAKFREQIRLQRIESIRRSAGQPARNLVR; encoded by the coding sequence ATGGGAGATAATACAGCTCCTCACACCCccaaaaaacaaaagaaactAGACTCTGAAGTTCAAGCAAACCATGCAAAACATAGTAAGTTCTATAATCATTTTCTTTTCAAAGCTTCCCTTCTTGTGTTTTTTCTAGTTGTACTTCCACTTTTCACTTCAGAAGCTCCTGAATTCATTAACCAAACTCTGCAAACAAGAAGTTGGGAAGTTCTTCAGCTAATATTTGTTGGTATAGCTGTTTCATATGGCTTATTTAGCAAAAAAAGTAATGAAAGAGAGAAGGAACATACCTCAAAAATTGATAATGCTCAATCATATGTATCTGGATTACTTCAGGTTTCATCTGTTTTTGATGATGAAGCCGAAAGTCACGACGAAAACAAGGTACAAACTTGGAATAATCAGTACCATAGAGGTAATAATCCAGTAGTAGTAATTGCTAAAGAAAGTCATGGTTTTAATGAACAAAGAGCTGTTAGTTCAAAAATTGGTGAAAAGCCTTTGCTTTTACCAATTCGAAGCTTGAAATCTCGTGTTCTTGATCCTGATGTAGGGGAAGAATCTAATGAAAAATCTAATATTGGTTTAAAGGGTTTCTCTAGCAATGTAAATAAACCAAGAAATGGGGATTTTGTAGTGTCAAGTCCTAAGAAAATGGTGGAGAATATAGAGGAAAATGTTGTCCGTCCATCGCCAATTCCTTGGAGATCAAGATCAGCAAGAAATATGGAGATTAAAgaagatgaaaataataataataatcatcccCTTAAATCTCTATCTCCTTCAAAAGAGAATCCTGGATTTAACAAGATTGAACCATTTTCTTTAAGATCTCAATCCTTTAGATCACCTAGGCCTAATACTTCACCAATTAATCTTTCTCCTTCACAATCCTTTTCATCTTCAAGAAAATTGTCCCCTTCACTTTCCTTTTCATCTGAATCACAAGCCAAGATTGTTGAAGATGTAGTTAGAAAGAAAAGCTTTCGCAAATcgactcctcctcctcctcctcctcctccacctcCACCCCCGCCACCTCACTTCTATTATAAGAATTCTCCTCTGATGAAATCAAGCTCTAGTGTTAGAGATGAAAATGTTTCTACTGAGAAGGAACTGCTGAGAAGCATTAGGAGTGTGCCAATGGTATCAACTGGCAATGAAAAATTCCAACCTCCAAAGAAAGCATATTCAGGGAAAGAATTGAGGCCATTCATTGGTAGTGCACGAGCAAAAGAATATGGTGAAGAATTCATAGCAGAAGAAGTTGAAGAAACTATTGGATTCAAGAGAGGATCAACTGATAAACTGATGCATGAAAGTTACAACTTTGGATCAAAACCAGGATTTATGGAGTTCCCacaagaagaaaataaagaatatGTTGAGAAGTTTCTTGTGGAAACTGATCATGAAGATTCGGAGACTGAAAGTGAAGATGATTACTTTGAAGAAAATCCAGAGAAAACAGAAGTTACAACTCAGAGTACATATAGTGATGAGGGACCAGATGTTGACAAGAAAGCTGATGAGTTTATAGCCAAATTTAGAGAGCAGATTAGGCTTCAGAGAATTGAATCAATCAGAAGATCAGCAGGACAACCTGCTAGAAACCTTGTAAGATAA
- the LOC104100048 gene encoding pentatricopeptide repeat-containing protein At5g47360, whose product MLPLSISRLFLKTNSANEPIFLLKKVLLFTTCSSSAGEFLGHLLKNKNGSGMEKTLNTVKAKLDAKCVNEVLEKCAVDDPQMGLRFFIWAGLHPSYRHSSYMFSRAYKLLGFDRKPRIIQDVIEVYRLQNNYVPSARMFKVILNLCREGKDANLGLWVLWKMKELNCRPDTTVYNVVIRLLCEKGVMDEAMGLMKEMDLIDLHPDMITYVVLIKGLSEVGRLEEACGLTKAMRGHGCVPNTVTYSALLDGICRFGSLERALELLREMEKDGGQCKPNVVTYTTVVQNFVEKGQSIEALSILDQMRDFGCKPNRVFICTLIQGLCKDGHMEEAHKVINRVAETGIPYDSCYSFLVLSLFRIGKLKEAEMCFRRMLAGGLKPDGLTSSTIMRWLCQQRRILDGYHLIDAIEQSAGVSSIDSDIYSILMAGLCEENHLVEAAKLASLMVGKGIQLKGPCTKNVIECLRRCGKEDLASSIGSIKC is encoded by the coding sequence ATGCTTCCTCTATCAATCTCTCGCCTTTTCTTGAAGACCAATTCAGCCAATGAGCCAATTTTTTTACTCAAGAAGGTCCTTTTATTCACCACTTGTTCATCATCAGCTGGAGAATTTTTGGGTCATTTGCTGAAAAATAAAAATGGGTCTGGTATGGAGAAGACTCTGAACACAGTTAAGGCTAAACTAGATGCTAAATGTGTTAATGAAGTATTAGAGAAATGCGCCGTTGATGATCCTCAAATGGGTCTCAGATTCTTCATTTGGGCTGGACTTCATCCCAGTTATAGACACAGCAGTTACATGTTTAGTAGAGCTTATAAACTTCTCGGATTTGATCGCAAACCACGAATTATTCAAGATGTCATTGAGGTTTATAGGCTGCAGAATAATTATGTTCCAAGTGCTAGGATGTTTAAGGTTATTTTGAATTTGTGTAGAGAGGGAAAAGATGCTAACTTAGGCTTGTGGGTGTTGTGGAAAATGAAAGAGTTGAATTGTAGGCCGGATACGACAGTGTATAATGTAGTTATTCGATTATTATGTGAGAAAGGTGTTATGGATGAAGCAATGGGTTTGATGAAAGAGATGGATTTGATTGATCTTCATCCTGATATGATCACTTATGTTGTGTTGATTAAAGGGTTGTCTGAGGTGGGTAGGTTGGAAGAAGCTTGTGGATTAACCAAAGCTATGAGGGGACATGGATGCGTGCCAAATACGGTGACCTATTCAGCTCTTCTTGACGGGATTTGTAGGTTCGGGAGTTTGGAAAGGGCGCTTGAGTTATTGAGAGAAATGGAAAAAGATGGTGGGCAGTGTAAGCCCAACGTCGTTACTTATACTACTGTGGTTCAAAATTTTGTTGAGAAAGGTCAGTCGATAGAGGCATTAAGTATTTTGGACCAAATGAGGGATTTTGGGTGTAAACCAAATAGGGTGTTTATCTGTACTTTGATTCAGGGTCTTTGCAAAGATGGGCATATGGAGGAAGCGCATAAAGTCATCAACAGAGTAGCTGAAACTGGTATTCCATATGATTCTTGTTACAGTTTTCTAGTTTTATCACTGTTTCGGATTGGAAAACTCAAGGAGGCAGAAATGTGTTTTAGGAGAATGTTGGCTGGTGGCCTAAAGCCTGATGGTTTGACCTCAAGCACAATAATGAGATGGCTTTGTCAGCAGAGAAGGATACTTGATGGATATCACTTGATTGACGCGATTGAGCAGTCTGCAGGCGTATCTTCTATAGATTCTGATATTTATTCTATACTTATGGCTGGACTATGTGAGGAAAATCATCTTGTTGAAGCTGCAAAGCTTGCTAGTCTAATGGTAGGGAAAGGAATTCAGCTTAAAGGTCCTTGTACTAAGAATGTAATTGAATGTCTTAGACGTTGTGGCAAAGAAGATTTAGCTTCAAGCATTGGTAGTATTAAGTGCTGA